In Flavobacterium sp. N1736, the following are encoded in one genomic region:
- a CDS encoding PLP-dependent aminotransferase family protein yields MLPYKSLIQIDRNAPVTIYIQVCNSFISLITNGTLQPSDILPSSRILAELIGINRNTVKLAYEELISQGWAESVERKGVFVLSKLPVISKNKLPETNKNTGKQESFLWTNKFKNAGPGRNFQRSGLAIDDGFPDVRLAPVDQLMREYRSLSKKFYGKNFLKYGSSKGSEHLRVSISNYLLNTRGLAVSSENIVITKGSQMGIYLTAQLLLNTSDTVAVGISNYSFADDTFKYSGAGLIRIPVDASGMDIDYLEEILQKQKIKAVYIIPHHHFPTTVTLSMERRLKLLTLAKEYRFAIIEDDYDFDYHYENKPYLPLASIDHHHNVIYIGSISKTFAPALRIGFMTGPLAFIDAVASLRGLIDKQGDTLLEDAFSVLFNNGEMERHFRKSLKIYKQRRNLFCDILQSDFKDVIEFEMPEGGLAIWSKFDSKIDLIKMSENALKNGLSIDNGNFYKNESFAANAMRLGFASLDEKEMVKALDILKRVTQ; encoded by the coding sequence ATGCTACCTTATAAATCATTAATTCAAATTGATCGAAACGCTCCCGTTACTATTTATATTCAGGTATGTAACAGCTTTATATCCTTGATTACCAACGGTACATTGCAGCCTTCAGACATATTGCCAAGTTCGCGTATTCTGGCAGAATTAATTGGTATTAACAGAAATACGGTAAAATTGGCTTATGAAGAACTGATTAGTCAGGGTTGGGCAGAATCTGTAGAGCGAAAAGGTGTTTTTGTACTTTCGAAACTGCCTGTAATTTCAAAAAATAAACTTCCTGAAACGAATAAAAATACCGGTAAACAAGAATCTTTTTTGTGGACTAATAAGTTTAAAAATGCAGGTCCGGGCAGGAATTTTCAAAGATCCGGTCTTGCTATAGACGATGGTTTTCCTGATGTACGTTTGGCGCCGGTAGATCAGCTTATGCGTGAATATCGAAGTCTTTCGAAGAAGTTTTACGGAAAAAATTTCCTTAAATACGGAAGTTCAAAAGGATCAGAACATCTTCGGGTTTCTATCTCAAATTATCTTTTGAATACCAGGGGCTTAGCTGTTTCTTCTGAAAATATCGTGATTACAAAAGGAAGCCAGATGGGAATTTACCTTACGGCACAATTGCTTTTAAATACCTCCGATACTGTCGCTGTAGGAATTTCAAATTATAGTTTTGCCGATGATACTTTCAAATATTCCGGCGCGGGTTTAATTCGTATTCCTGTTGATGCCAGCGGAATGGATATTGATTATTTGGAGGAAATACTGCAAAAGCAAAAAATAAAAGCGGTTTACATTATTCCGCATCATCATTTTCCAACAACGGTAACGCTGAGTATGGAACGCAGGTTAAAATTATTAACCCTTGCCAAAGAATACCGTTTTGCGATTATTGAAGACGATTATGATTTTGATTATCATTACGAGAATAAACCGTATTTGCCTCTTGCGAGTATCGATCATCATCATAATGTCATATATATTGGTTCTATTTCCAAGACATTTGCGCCGGCTTTACGAATTGGTTTTATGACGGGACCTTTAGCATTTATTGATGCTGTGGCTTCTTTAAGGGGATTGATTGACAAACAGGGCGATACGCTTCTGGAAGATGCATTTTCTGTATTGTTTAATAATGGTGAAATGGAAAGACATTTTCGTAAATCGTTAAAAATCTACAAACAGCGTCGAAATCTTTTTTGTGATATACTGCAATCTGACTTTAAAGATGTTATTGAATTTGAAATGCCCGAAGGCGGACTTGCGATCTGGTCGAAATTTGATTCTAAAATTGATTTAATAAAAATGTCTGAAAACGCTCTAAAAAACGGACTTTCTATAGACAATGGAAATTTTTACAAAAACGAATCTTTCGCTGCCAATGCGATGCGATTGGGTTTTGCTTCTCTTGACGAAAAGGAAATGGTGAAAGCACTGGATATTCTTAAAAGGGTAACCCAGTAA
- a CDS encoding MarR family winged helix-turn-helix transcriptional regulator → MKIENVIKTATVLSLNKKALLNIIYTHHLLTENFNEILKKYDLSPEQYNVLNILRSKNGKPLNMFEIQEQMISKASNTTRLVDKLLLKGYITREVCSKNRRKIDVFITKSGVEVLTDLKPVIHIYEQKLSQNLTFEELENLNFLLEKYRNT, encoded by the coding sequence ATGAAAATAGAAAATGTTATAAAAACAGCAACGGTATTGTCTTTAAATAAAAAGGCTTTATTGAATATCATTTATACGCACCATTTGCTGACCGAAAATTTTAATGAGATTTTAAAGAAATACGATTTGTCTCCGGAACAATATAATGTTTTGAATATTCTAAGAAGCAAAAACGGGAAACCGCTTAATATGTTTGAAATTCAGGAGCAAATGATTTCAAAGGCAAGCAATACGACTCGTTTGGTAGATAAATTGCTTTTAAAGGGATATATAACGCGTGAAGTCTGTAGTAAAAACCGAAGAAAGATAGATGTATTTATAACAAAATCCGGTGTTGAAGTTTTGACAGATTTAAAACCCGTAATACACATTTACGAGCAAAAACTATCTCAAAATCTGACATTCGAGGAATTGGAAAATCTTAATTTTCTTTTGGAAAAATACAGAAATACGTAA
- a CDS encoding carboxymuconolactone decarboxylase family protein produces the protein MKTRIHIDKVEPAGYSAILGLEKFIESTSLTRTHKELIKIRASQINGCAFCINMHTKEARIAGETEQRIYALNAWRDTPFFTDEERAILALTEEVTLISNHVSDETYEAAAKVLDEKYLAQVILAIITINAWNRIGITTNLIPA, from the coding sequence ATGAAAACACGAATTCACATTGACAAAGTAGAGCCTGCAGGATATAGCGCAATTCTTGGACTTGAAAAATTTATTGAAAGCACTTCATTAACACGCACGCATAAAGAACTGATCAAAATTAGGGCTTCGCAAATAAACGGATGTGCTTTTTGTATCAATATGCATACAAAAGAGGCGCGTATTGCAGGTGAAACAGAACAACGTATTTATGCTTTAAACGCGTGGCGCGACACGCCATTTTTTACCGATGAAGAACGTGCCATTTTAGCGCTGACAGAAGAAGTTACTTTAATTAGCAATCATGTAAGTGATGAAACTTATGAAGCAGCAGCAAAAGTTTTGGACGAAAAATACCTTGCACAAGTAATTTTGGCTATTATTACCATTAATGCCTGGAACAGAATTGGGATTACAACAAACCTTATTCCGGCTTAA
- a CDS encoding DUF4932 domain-containing protein, with the protein MKLTIAFCLLFVCSFASAKKKVESTVDKRVELLSIVFRLAGNPEYNMKLAKNYVADIHSYFDVYKNDPLIAYAKELADKKNIGFSRVMYLAVNLELTNNKFVFIKESESSLTDKWDMEDAVKFVALLNDFYERSKFDIFFKEHAKLYAEATKQFNQSVTEFDQQWYLDYYGDQDVDYKVIIGLSNGGANYGPSVKPVSKKKLVYAIMGSWTFDENGKALFPKDVYLSYLIHEFNHSFVDHLLEDKSIETQLQSSGEILLEREKNSMKSEGYEEWQSVINESIIRASVVRYMIDHKNKEEEIQEETQKQMKKGFVWTKDLVSLLGEYESSRNTYPNFKSFYPNMAVFFKTKTQ; encoded by the coding sequence ATGAAATTGACCATTGCATTTTGTTTACTCTTTGTTTGTTCGTTTGCTTCCGCGAAAAAAAAGGTAGAATCAACCGTTGACAAACGAGTAGAATTGCTAAGTATCGTGTTCCGACTTGCCGGAAATCCCGAATATAACATGAAATTAGCAAAGAATTATGTAGCCGATATTCATTCGTATTTTGATGTTTATAAAAATGATCCTCTTATCGCCTACGCAAAAGAACTGGCAGACAAAAAAAATATAGGTTTTTCAAGAGTGATGTATCTTGCTGTAAATTTGGAGCTTACAAATAATAAATTTGTCTTTATAAAAGAATCCGAAAGTTCGTTAACGGATAAATGGGACATGGAAGATGCCGTAAAATTTGTTGCACTATTAAATGACTTTTATGAGCGATCTAAATTCGATATTTTTTTTAAGGAACACGCAAAACTTTACGCCGAAGCTACAAAGCAATTTAATCAGTCTGTTACAGAATTTGATCAGCAATGGTATCTGGATTATTACGGAGATCAGGATGTTGACTATAAAGTAATTATAGGACTTAGTAATGGAGGCGCCAATTATGGACCAAGCGTAAAACCGGTTAGCAAAAAGAAACTGGTGTATGCCATTATGGGTTCGTGGACTTTTGATGAAAACGGCAAAGCTTTATTTCCTAAAGATGTTTATTTATCTTATTTAATCCATGAATTTAACCATTCTTTTGTCGATCATTTATTAGAGGATAAAAGCATTGAAACCCAACTTCAGTCAAGCGGAGAAATTTTGTTGGAAAGAGAAAAAAACAGCATGAAATCTGAAGGTTACGAAGAATGGCAAAGCGTGATAAATGAATCGATAATCAGAGCTTCGGTGGTTCGATATATGATTGATCACAAAAATAAAGAAGAAGAAATTCAGGAAGAAACTCAAAAACAAATGAAAAAAGGTTTTGTGTGGACAAAAGATCTGGTTTCACTTTTAGGAGAATATGAATCTTCAAGAAATACATATCCAAACTTTAAAAGCTTTTATCCTAATATGGCTGTCTTTTTCAAAACTAAAACGCAATAA
- a CDS encoding alpha/beta hydrolase-fold protein encodes MKKDIYKFTFYVCGIFLFLFPKHAVGQIIDSIPSANQQQILIHSKAINEDRTIWIHTPPEYKTSTDTYPILYLLDGGSHFKYVSEMVDFLSGFETNFISKMIIVAIPNTERGRDFTPRFDLKENGADNFLSFIKDELVPYIDKNYRTQPYRILEAHSLGGLFGIYANEKSPDLFQALIVISPALTGDKNREKVMDDFNSYLKENKQLSRKIFVTIANEDTQAVDLLTKQLKMSAPKSFEWSYKEYKEENHFSVPYKSMYDGLRFIYRNWHTEAFLNPNKILYTDIENHFKKLSKEFGYTINPTEDFINQSGYQQLRFKHIEEAIAFFKENVRLHPNSFNVYDSLGEAYMINGQKSLAIENYEKSITINPNNENGKEVIKKLKSK; translated from the coding sequence ATGAAAAAAGATATTTATAAATTTACTTTTTATGTTTGTGGAATATTTTTATTTCTTTTTCCAAAACATGCAGTAGGACAAATAATTGACTCAATTCCTTCGGCCAATCAGCAACAGATTTTAATTCATTCTAAAGCGATCAACGAAGACAGGACAATTTGGATTCATACACCTCCGGAATACAAAACTTCAACAGATACTTATCCGATTCTTTATTTGCTTGACGGTGGAAGTCATTTTAAATATGTCTCTGAAATGGTCGATTTTCTTTCTGGTTTTGAGACCAATTTTATTTCAAAAATGATTATTGTAGCAATTCCAAATACAGAACGCGGCAGGGATTTTACACCACGATTTGATTTAAAAGAAAATGGTGCAGACAATTTTCTAAGTTTTATAAAAGACGAACTTGTGCCGTACATTGATAAAAACTACAGGACTCAGCCTTATCGAATTCTTGAAGCGCATTCATTGGGCGGACTTTTTGGAATTTATGCAAACGAAAAATCACCAGACTTATTTCAGGCTTTAATCGTTATTAGCCCGGCTTTGACAGGTGATAAAAACAGAGAGAAAGTAATGGATGATTTCAATTCTTATCTTAAAGAAAATAAACAGCTTTCGAGAAAGATTTTTGTAACTATAGCCAATGAAGATACACAAGCGGTTGATTTGCTAACGAAACAATTAAAAATGTCTGCTCCAAAATCTTTTGAATGGAGTTATAAAGAATACAAAGAAGAAAATCATTTTTCTGTACCTTATAAAAGTATGTACGACGGACTTAGGTTTATTTACCGTAATTGGCATACTGAAGCTTTTCTTAATCCAAATAAAATTTTATATACAGACATAGAAAATCATTTTAAAAAATTGTCCAAAGAATTTGGTTACACCATAAATCCCACGGAAGATTTTATAAATCAGTCTGGTTATCAGCAGCTTCGTTTTAAACATATTGAAGAGGCGATAGCATTTTTTAAGGAAAATGTTAGATTACATCCAAATTCATTTAATGTTTATGATAGTTTGGGAGAAGCCTATATGATAAATGGACAGAAATCTTTGGCAATTGAAAATTATGAAAAATCAATTACTATAAATCCGAATAATGAAAATGGGAAGGAAGTGATAAAGAAATTAAAGAGCAAATAA
- a CDS encoding methyltransferase domain-containing protein, which produces MPWNPDIYNKFKNIRYQPFYDLIDFIKPMEFMKAIDLGCGTGEQTAILSDKFPEAIFLGVDSSDEMLEQSKSLETDNLHFRKATTEQTIDSGEKWDLIFSNAALQWSDDHEILFTKLIELVNSKGQFAVQMPVQPENKLNKILSDLVDEEPFKSYLNGFKRDSPVLSIDTYAQILFDGGLEDIQIMQKVYPIIANDHDTLYNFISGSALIPYIERLEGEQKELFIKTYKERIALDFPKLPAIYSFKRLLLYGKKV; this is translated from the coding sequence ATGCCTTGGAATCCCGACATCTACAACAAATTCAAAAACATTCGTTATCAGCCTTTTTATGATTTAATCGATTTTATTAAGCCGATGGAATTCATGAAAGCCATTGATTTAGGTTGCGGAACAGGCGAACAAACGGCTATTTTGTCCGATAAATTTCCGGAAGCTATTTTTTTGGGAGTTGATTCTTCTGATGAAATGCTGGAACAGTCGAAATCTCTGGAAACGGATAATTTGCATTTTCGCAAAGCAACTACAGAACAAACCATTGACTCTGGCGAAAAATGGGATTTAATTTTTAGTAATGCCGCTTTGCAATGGTCGGATGATCATGAAATATTGTTTACTAAATTGATCGAATTGGTTAATTCAAAAGGGCAATTTGCGGTACAAATGCCTGTTCAGCCGGAAAATAAACTCAATAAAATTCTTTCTGATTTAGTCGATGAAGAACCATTTAAGTCTTATTTAAACGGTTTTAAAAGAGATTCGCCCGTTTTGAGTATTGATACTTATGCGCAAATACTTTTTGATGGCGGACTCGAAGATATTCAGATCATGCAAAAAGTATATCCCATTATTGCCAATGATCACGATACGCTTTATAATTTTATTTCAGGATCTGCATTGATTCCTTATATAGAAAGGCTGGAAGGGGAGCAAAAAGAACTTTTTATCAAAACATATAAGGAGAGAATTGCGCTTGATTTTCCTAAACTTCCTGCGATATATTCGTTTAAAAGGCTTTTGCTTTATGGAAAAAAAGTATAA
- a CDS encoding PepSY-associated TM helix domain-containing protein: MSQKKIKKAARQIHLWLGLATGIIVFIISITGCIYVFEEEIRNAVSQEQLNIPVQQKPFVGLEKIVTNFKKEVPKGKITSIKINEKEPNACVELNTKSKSYYFNPYDGTLINQEKQDWLVTVRKLHTSLLLGETGSFIQRWSVVIFVLMLITGIIIWFPAQMRSLKQSLSIKWKGTAKRINYDLHNVLGFYASFILLIIALTGLFFAFKEVKNTAAFLSGSELTDGKKVDSKYVEIKESLGKRYDRIYKTAKLQYPGAVLITFSIKKTGDLRLRMLYPYNWSRRQNTFYFDAKTGKPLRYKLYKDFNNADIIEASNYDVHTGRFFGYFGKIIAFLASLIAASLPITGFIIWLKKNKKKKKSPKKVRV; this comes from the coding sequence TTGAGTCAGAAAAAAATAAAAAAAGCAGCAAGACAAATACATTTGTGGTTAGGTTTAGCAACCGGAATTATTGTTTTTATTATCAGCATAACCGGATGTATCTATGTTTTTGAAGAAGAAATAAGAAATGCTGTAAGTCAGGAACAATTAAATATTCCCGTACAGCAAAAACCATTTGTGGGACTTGAAAAAATTGTCACGAATTTTAAAAAAGAAGTTCCGAAAGGAAAAATAACTTCCATAAAAATAAACGAAAAAGAGCCTAACGCTTGTGTTGAATTAAATACCAAAAGTAAAAGCTACTATTTTAACCCTTACGACGGTACATTAATCAATCAGGAAAAACAGGATTGGCTCGTAACCGTTAGAAAACTCCATACCAGTCTGCTTTTGGGCGAAACCGGAAGCTTTATTCAGCGTTGGTCTGTAGTTATTTTTGTATTGATGTTAATTACCGGAATTATTATTTGGTTTCCCGCTCAGATGAGATCCTTAAAACAATCATTAAGCATTAAATGGAAAGGCACAGCTAAAAGAATTAACTACGATTTGCATAATGTTTTAGGTTTTTACGCTTCTTTTATATTGCTGATTATTGCGCTTACAGGTTTGTTTTTTGCTTTTAAAGAAGTTAAAAATACAGCCGCTTTTTTATCCGGTTCTGAACTTACAGACGGAAAAAAAGTGGATTCAAAATATGTTGAAATAAAAGAATCACTGGGCAAACGTTACGATCGTATTTATAAAACAGCAAAACTGCAATATCCCGGAGCGGTTTTGATAACTTTTTCTATTAAAAAAACGGGAGATCTCAGACTGCGAATGTTATATCCGTATAATTGGTCGCGCAGGCAAAACACGTTTTATTTTGATGCCAAAACAGGAAAACCGCTTCGTTACAAACTTTATAAAGATTTTAATAACGCCGACATAATCGAAGCCAGTAATTATGATGTTCATACAGGTCGTTTTTTTGGATATTTCGGAAAAATTATTGCCTTTTTAGCAAGTTTAATAGCCGCAAGTTTACCTATTACAGGATTTATAATCTGGCTTAAAAAGAATAAAAAGAAAAAGAAATCACCTAAAAAAGTGCGAGTTTAA
- a CDS encoding TonB-dependent receptor — MNRILLLLSSFTRYSGNKTGNFKYNFSLIVVICLLTSGFSQAQTGQISGVVITNDGTAGQGVVVKLSETNKSTVTNSAGNYEFKKLPFGKYIVEVIMAGYEPTVESVEITETAPSAIVDVKLNSSSQNLEDVVIRSGGNRFAKKESIDVAKMPLKNIENSQVYIIVSKELMKEQVVTDYNSAFKNVPGAGIAEVRNQGRTTSMSRGFPTPQVVRNGVGSFTYTTIDPSNLERIEVIKGPSATLFGSTLSSFGGLFNRVTKKPFDTFKGEVSYSAASWDLNRLTFDVNTPLNEDKSALLRINTALHSERSFQDAGFNKNFSIAPSFSYAINDRLSLLIDIEFSAYKATSPTRLAPFVVSGKEMSIKDLEIPYKLSFANNTINYTSQQYNIFAQLKYKMSDTWNSQTVISRTRSSSDGYTVALSMRSPTTLRQQVTYQESPFYGTDIQQNFVGQFKIGPVKNRIVAGLDYYSLRSTRNDATVNMPAMDYKKPGDAYNNFTIEKVAPMFNTATFVNFVSGDEETYSAYASDVLNITDRLIAMAGVRVDRYINNGTYYPSKDSIAGNYKQTALSPKFGVVYQIMKDKISVFGNYMNGFSNVSGSDFNGNTFKPNQANQAEGGFKFDLDKISATISYYDIQVTNVTRTDPDPNHTDFLIQDGTQVSKGFEAELIANPISGLNIVAGYTYNDSKYTKSNADVQGLRPATSGSPRTANLWASYRVVKGAAQGLGIGFGGIYGSESYQTNTANFKFTIPSYTVLDVSLFYDQPKYRLGIKVDNLTNEKYWSYRLAAQNPTRITGNLTFKF, encoded by the coding sequence ATGAATAGAATACTACTATTACTTTCCTCTTTTACAAGATATTCGGGTAATAAAACAGGAAATTTTAAATACAATTTCTCTTTAATAGTTGTGATTTGCTTACTGACAAGCGGATTTTCTCAGGCACAAACAGGACAAATAAGCGGTGTAGTTATAACCAATGACGGTACCGCAGGTCAGGGAGTTGTTGTAAAATTAAGTGAAACCAACAAAAGCACAGTAACAAATTCTGCAGGGAACTACGAATTTAAAAAGCTTCCTTTTGGTAAATATATTGTAGAAGTAATTATGGCGGGCTATGAGCCAACTGTTGAAAGTGTTGAAATTACAGAGACAGCGCCATCTGCAATAGTTGACGTTAAACTAAATTCGTCTTCTCAAAATCTTGAAGATGTTGTAATTCGTTCAGGAGGAAATCGTTTTGCCAAAAAAGAAAGTATTGATGTGGCGAAAATGCCCTTAAAAAATATCGAAAATTCGCAGGTTTACATTATTGTAAGCAAAGAATTAATGAAAGAGCAAGTGGTTACAGATTATAACAGTGCTTTTAAGAATGTTCCGGGAGCGGGTATTGCCGAAGTGAGAAATCAAGGGCGAACGACTTCAATGTCAAGAGGTTTTCCAACGCCGCAAGTTGTTAGAAACGGAGTTGGAAGTTTTACCTACACGACAATTGATCCATCAAATTTAGAACGTATCGAAGTAATTAAAGGACCGTCTGCGACACTTTTTGGCAGTACGTTATCTTCATTTGGAGGATTATTTAACCGTGTTACTAAAAAACCTTTCGACACTTTTAAAGGAGAAGTTTCTTATTCAGCAGCAAGCTGGGATCTTAACCGATTAACGTTTGATGTAAACACGCCATTAAACGAGGATAAATCAGCTTTATTAAGAATTAACACGGCTTTGCACAGCGAAAGAAGTTTTCAGGATGCAGGATTCAATAAGAATTTCTCGATTGCGCCAAGTTTTTCATACGCAATCAATGATCGTTTAAGCCTTTTAATTGATATTGAATTTAGTGCTTACAAAGCAACTTCGCCTACGAGACTTGCTCCGTTTGTGGTAAGTGGAAAAGAAATGAGCATCAAAGATCTTGAAATTCCGTATAAATTATCTTTTGCTAATAATACCATCAATTATACAAGCCAGCAGTATAACATTTTTGCACAGTTAAAGTATAAAATGTCAGATACATGGAATTCACAAACTGTTATTTCCAGAACAAGATCTTCTTCAGATGGTTATACCGTTGCTTTGTCGATGAGATCGCCAACTACTTTAAGACAACAGGTTACGTATCAGGAATCTCCTTTTTACGGAACTGATATTCAGCAAAACTTTGTTGGTCAGTTCAAAATTGGTCCGGTTAAAAACAGAATTGTGGCAGGTTTAGATTATTACAGTCTTCGTTCTACCCGAAATGACGCAACGGTGAATATGCCTGCGATGGATTATAAAAAACCGGGCGATGCCTATAATAATTTTACTATAGAAAAAGTAGCGCCAATGTTTAACACGGCTACTTTTGTAAATTTTGTATCGGGTGATGAAGAAACGTATAGTGCTTATGCTTCTGACGTTTTGAATATTACAGACCGATTAATTGCTATGGCGGGAGTTCGTGTTGACCGTTATATCAATAATGGAACATATTATCCTAGTAAAGACTCGATTGCAGGAAATTATAAACAAACGGCTTTGTCTCCAAAATTTGGCGTTGTTTATCAAATCATGAAAGATAAAATTTCTGTATTTGGTAATTATATGAATGGTTTTAGCAATGTTTCAGGTTCTGATTTTAATGGAAATACATTCAAACCAAATCAGGCAAATCAGGCAGAAGGAGGTTTTAAATTTGATTTGGATAAAATCTCTGCAACAATTAGTTATTATGATATACAAGTAACAAATGTTACGCGTACAGATCCGGATCCTAACCATACAGATTTTTTAATTCAGGACGGAACTCAGGTTAGCAAAGGTTTTGAAGCTGAGTTAATTGCAAACCCAATTTCGGGATTAAATATTGTTGCAGGTTATACGTATAATGATAGTAAATACACTAAAAGTAATGCTGATGTTCAGGGATTGCGTCCGGCTACGTCAGGATCTCCGCGAACAGCAAATTTATGGGCGAGTTACCGTGTTGTAAAAGGTGCTGCGCAAGGATTAGGAATTGGTTTTGGAGGTATTTACGGAAGTGAATCGTACCAGACGAATACCGCAAATTTCAAATTTACGATTCCGTCATATACCGTTTTAGATGTTTCTCTTTTTTACGATCAGCCAAAATACAGACTGGGTATAAAAGTAGACAATCTTACAAATGAAAAATATTGGTCGTACAGGCTTGCAGCGCAAAATCCGACGCGCATAACAGGAAATCTTACTTTTAAATTTTAG
- a CDS encoding FAD-dependent oxidoreductase, which translates to MDESNNTLKNSSITSGDNVSFWIDSTPIISFNKPDQDIQTEVLIIGGGIAGLTTAYKLLKAGKKIVLVEDGFIGSGETGRTTAHLTCALDDRYYFLEDTFGENATKLAAESHAAAIDEIEKIVTELNIDCSFKRVNGYLFLDPSDKEENLEKEFEATKKAGLRTSILKGIPGLANGENQRCLAFSNQAQFHILHYLKGLAEAIVSLGGIIYTEARAEDITKKGAKVNGFTFTAQHIVVATNTPINDTLTMHTKQHAYRTYVIGAKIPKGILPYSLWWDTGDQDSKWVSQPYHYVRLENYDDKYDLLISGGEDHKTGQADEEDIPQSSRYDRLEAWTRNYFPTMDDISYRWSGQVMEPVDSLGFMGKNPGDDTIYIITGDSGNGMTHTTIGAMIICDSILGIKNKWEDLYDPSRITLKTAGDFMKEAGNLASQYLDWIKGSDLKNTADLPIGEGGVLSSGLKKIAVYRDYDNTLKAFSAVCPHLGCIVQWNADEKSFDCPCHGSRFATDGSVTNGPAQTDLGKIHIT; encoded by the coding sequence ATGGATGAATCAAACAATACACTCAAAAATTCCAGCATAACTTCAGGCGACAACGTTTCCTTTTGGATCGACTCCACTCCTATTATTTCTTTTAATAAACCCGATCAGGATATTCAAACCGAAGTACTTATTATTGGCGGCGGAATTGCCGGACTTACTACTGCTTATAAATTACTAAAAGCAGGTAAAAAAATAGTACTTGTAGAAGATGGTTTTATTGGCAGCGGAGAAACCGGACGCACAACGGCACATTTAACCTGCGCGCTCGATGATCGCTATTATTTTCTTGAAGATACTTTTGGAGAAAATGCCACAAAACTTGCTGCTGAAAGTCATGCCGCGGCCATCGATGAAATTGAAAAAATAGTTACCGAATTAAATATTGATTGTTCGTTTAAAAGAGTCAACGGTTACTTATTTCTCGATCCAAGTGACAAAGAAGAAAATCTGGAAAAAGAATTTGAGGCTACAAAAAAAGCAGGATTGCGAACCTCGATTTTAAAAGGAATTCCGGGACTCGCAAATGGCGAAAACCAACGATGTCTCGCCTTTAGCAATCAGGCTCAGTTTCATATTTTGCATTATCTAAAAGGACTTGCCGAAGCTATTGTTTCGCTTGGCGGAATTATTTATACCGAAGCCCGTGCAGAAGATATTACCAAAAAAGGCGCAAAGGTAAACGGTTTTACTTTTACTGCACAACATATCGTTGTGGCAACCAATACGCCTATTAATGATACGCTCACGATGCACACCAAACAACATGCTTACAGAACATACGTAATTGGCGCTAAAATCCCAAAAGGAATTCTTCCGTATTCACTTTGGTGGGATACCGGCGATCAGGATTCTAAATGGGTTTCTCAGCCGTATCATTATGTTCGTCTTGAAAATTATGATGATAAATACGATTTACTGATTTCTGGTGGTGAAGACCATAAAACCGGTCAGGCAGATGAAGAAGATATTCCTCAATCATCACGATATGACAGACTTGAAGCGTGGACACGAAATTATTTTCCAACGATGGATGATATCTCCTATCGATGGTCTGGTCAGGTTATGGAACCTGTAGATTCTCTGGGATTTATGGGGAAAAATCCGGGAGATGACACTATTTACATTATTACCGGAGATTCCGGCAACGGAATGACACATACTACAATTGGTGCCATGATTATTTGTGACAGTATTTTGGGGATAAAAAACAAATGGGAAGATTTATACGATCCGTCAAGAATTACCTTGAAAACTGCGGGAGATTTTATGAAGGAAGCCGGCAATTTGGCAAGTCAATATTTGGATTGGATAAAAGGATCTGATTTAAAAAACACAGCAGATTTACCAATTGGCGAAGGCGGCGTACTTTCGTCTGGATTAAAAAAAATTGCTGTTTACCGTGATTATGACAATACTTTAAAAGCATTTTCTGCGGTTTGTCCACATTTAGGATGTATTGTACAATGGAATGCCGATGAAAAATCTTTTGACTGCCCATGTCACGGTTCCCGATTTGCAACAGACGGTTCCGTTACAAATGGTCCGGCACAAACAGATCTGGGCAAAATTCATATTACGTAA